One genomic window of Corallococcus silvisoli includes the following:
- a CDS encoding response regulator: MAKQHLLLVDGDAKSLRVMEVSLKKAGFSVTTAIHGKDALEKVQISPPDLVLADTKMPEMDGFELCKTLKSDERFKFIPFVFLTNQKSVEFKVRGLELGGDDYLTKPIYIKEIVTRVKMILQKAEKERIEKRETTKGGFAGSLADMGVVDLVQTFEIGRKTGVISIQGERTGTVYFKEGRVIDAELGRLKGENAFYRLLNTFEGQFDVQFTTLDRTERIEVSTQGLLMEGMRRLDEWGRMLEQLPPLETVFEIDYHQLADRLSEIPDEVNGLLRLFDGKRALSRVVEDSDFEDLAALGIISKLYFEGLIRELGNAPLEPVQSSKPGIEQWLNTAPPIPVEVAPAPVVEAPAPVAEAALTEEPAHAEEPAPVEPVEEVTPVAEVAPAPLSAQPAQVIVFPPRPRPGDGGPPAFGEDSSEPVVPPLSQEGSAFLVEPPPAHRAVDHARRSLLLDWSRVDTEGLSSSSTWGPGSPWSSGSRAPAPSPFTAAPAPAPVEPLPSRPPIFGGAAIAPSPLAPVPPPTPAPPSSEVTLVSGTEPHQDVEPQALEPMEESAPQQLALPPYPGHGIVPPQVAPATLNVEFSEAARSAWASSSPEQEPAAAQELPASEAYFTEPVVEPPSSSANASVAGANGPAQGSNASVSSANGPAHGTPVSGANGPAHGTNAPAHGASTATAASATSKPTHDEDDAALIAAMKPKRTGLYVAAGLLLVAAVAAVVISRGSGTTETPPPPEPKVTQPAPPAEARNPPEVQPPPDVAPPPVKTVVEAPPADAGAPPVKTATPSAVEDAGAAPVKTATAEPAAIPDAGVAVVAPPTAPETAPPAQPKATTYADFIKDARAALARRSFKTAVGAYRKALALDGDSIEAKSGLGISLANNSGTSESGYREAAKLLQDVVRAEPKNAKAWFWLGSSLQFSGEQTRAAEAYKRYLFLEPTGSSADEVRALLKGMGT; encoded by the coding sequence GTGGCCAAGCAGCACCTGCTCCTCGTCGATGGTGACGCGAAGAGTCTGCGCGTGATGGAGGTCAGCCTGAAGAAGGCGGGCTTCTCCGTCACGACGGCGATTCATGGCAAGGATGCGCTGGAAAAGGTCCAGATCAGCCCGCCGGACCTCGTGCTCGCCGACACCAAGATGCCGGAGATGGACGGCTTCGAGCTCTGCAAGACGCTCAAGTCCGACGAGCGCTTCAAGTTCATCCCCTTCGTCTTCCTGACGAACCAGAAGTCGGTCGAGTTCAAGGTGCGCGGCCTGGAACTCGGGGGCGACGACTACCTGACGAAGCCCATCTACATCAAAGAGATCGTCACCCGCGTGAAGATGATCCTTCAGAAGGCCGAGAAGGAACGCATCGAGAAGCGGGAGACGACCAAGGGCGGCTTCGCGGGAAGCCTGGCCGACATGGGCGTCGTGGACCTGGTCCAGACCTTCGAGATCGGCCGCAAGACGGGCGTCATCTCCATCCAGGGCGAGCGCACCGGCACCGTCTACTTCAAGGAAGGCCGCGTCATCGACGCGGAGCTGGGGCGCCTCAAGGGCGAGAACGCCTTCTACCGCCTGTTGAACACGTTCGAAGGTCAGTTCGACGTGCAGTTCACCACGCTCGACCGGACCGAGCGCATCGAGGTCTCCACCCAGGGCCTGCTCATGGAGGGCATGCGCCGGCTGGACGAGTGGGGCCGGATGCTCGAGCAGCTTCCGCCGCTGGAGACGGTCTTCGAGATCGACTACCACCAGCTGGCGGACCGCCTGTCGGAGATCCCCGATGAGGTGAACGGCCTGCTGCGCCTGTTCGATGGCAAGCGGGCGCTGTCGCGCGTGGTGGAGGACTCGGACTTCGAGGACCTGGCCGCGCTGGGCATCATCAGCAAGCTGTACTTCGAAGGGCTCATCCGCGAGCTGGGCAACGCCCCGCTGGAGCCCGTGCAGAGCAGCAAGCCGGGCATCGAGCAGTGGCTGAACACCGCCCCGCCCATCCCGGTGGAGGTCGCGCCCGCGCCCGTGGTGGAGGCCCCGGCGCCCGTGGCGGAGGCCGCGCTCACCGAAGAGCCCGCGCACGCCGAAGAGCCCGCGCCGGTCGAGCCCGTGGAAGAGGTCACGCCCGTGGCGGAGGTGGCGCCCGCGCCGCTCTCCGCGCAGCCCGCGCAGGTGATCGTCTTCCCGCCGCGCCCCCGTCCTGGCGACGGGGGGCCTCCCGCGTTCGGGGAGGACTCCTCGGAGCCCGTCGTCCCGCCGCTGTCGCAGGAGGGCTCGGCGTTCCTGGTGGAGCCGCCCCCGGCGCACCGCGCGGTGGACCATGCGCGGCGCAGCCTGCTGCTCGACTGGAGCCGGGTGGACACGGAGGGCCTGAGCTCGTCCAGCACCTGGGGGCCCGGTTCCCCGTGGTCGTCCGGGTCCCGCGCCCCCGCGCCGAGCCCGTTCACCGCCGCGCCCGCGCCCGCGCCCGTGGAGCCGCTGCCGTCGCGCCCGCCCATCTTCGGGGGAGCCGCCATCGCGCCCAGTCCGCTGGCGCCGGTGCCGCCGCCGACGCCGGCCCCGCCCTCGTCCGAGGTGACGCTGGTCAGTGGCACGGAGCCCCACCAGGACGTGGAGCCGCAAGCCCTGGAGCCGATGGAGGAGTCCGCGCCGCAGCAGCTGGCGCTGCCGCCCTACCCGGGCCACGGCATCGTGCCGCCCCAGGTGGCCCCCGCGACCCTCAACGTCGAGTTCTCCGAGGCAGCGCGCTCGGCCTGGGCCTCGTCCTCTCCCGAACAGGAGCCTGCCGCCGCGCAGGAGCTGCCCGCGTCGGAGGCATACTTCACGGAGCCCGTGGTCGAGCCGCCCTCGTCCAGCGCGAACGCCTCGGTGGCGGGCGCGAACGGCCCGGCCCAAGGCTCGAATGCCTCGGTGTCCAGCGCGAACGGCCCGGCCCACGGCACCCCGGTTTCCGGCGCGAATGGTCCAGCCCACGGCACGAATGCCCCTGCTCATGGCGCGAGCACCGCGACCGCTGCCTCGGCGACCTCGAAGCCCACGCATGACGAGGACGACGCGGCGCTGATCGCCGCGATGAAGCCCAAGCGCACGGGCCTCTACGTCGCGGCCGGGCTGCTCCTCGTGGCGGCCGTGGCCGCGGTGGTCATCTCCCGGGGTTCGGGCACCACGGAAACGCCCCCGCCTCCGGAGCCGAAGGTGACGCAGCCCGCGCCGCCCGCGGAGGCGCGCAACCCTCCGGAGGTCCAGCCCCCGCCGGACGTCGCGCCGCCGCCGGTGAAGACCGTGGTGGAAGCCCCCCCGGCCGACGCGGGGGCTCCCCCGGTGAAGACGGCCACCCCCAGCGCCGTGGAGGACGCCGGCGCCGCGCCCGTGAAGACGGCCACGGCCGAGCCCGCGGCCATTCCCGACGCGGGAGTCGCGGTCGTCGCGCCCCCGACGGCCCCCGAGACCGCTCCGCCCGCCCAGCCGAAGGCGACCACCTACGCGGACTTCATCAAGGATGCCCGCGCGGCGCTGGCCCGCCGGAGCTTCAAGACGGCGGTGGGGGCCTACCGCAAGGCGCTCGCGCTCGACGGTGACTCCATCGAGGCCAAGTCCGGCCTGGGCATCTCGCTCGCCAACAACAGCGGGACCAGCGAGTCCGGCTACCGCGAAGCGGCCAAGCTGCTCCAGGACGTGGTCCGCGCGGAGCCCAAGAACGCGAAGGCCTGGTTCTGGCTTGGCAGCTCGCTCCAGTTCTCCGGTGAGCAAACCCGAGCAGCCGAGGCCTACAAGCGGTATCTGTTCCTGGAACCGACGGGAAGCTCGGCGGACGAGGTACGCGCACTGCTCAAGGGGATGGGCACCTAG